The Aeromicrobium senzhongii genome includes a window with the following:
- the ypfJ gene encoding KPN_02809 family neutral zinc metallopeptidase, which produces MTFNEGANLDTSQVIGGKSGAVVGGGVGGLLLVLLFAFLGGNPLGGGSSSAFDVNQVLTGGSNSSSIDVTQCKTGADANENDVCRIVGTVNSTQDYWTDALPADVNRQYREAQTVIYSGSTQSACGTASNQTGPFYCPSDERVYMDASFFDQLSSQYGADGGNLAQMYVVAHEYGHHVQNILGILAKAQDGKTGPRSNGVRVELMADCFAGVWAHHAASTQDDQGNTLIQPLTRKDIDSALSAAAAVGDDHIQAELGGGRVNQDSWTHGSSESRQRWFTTGYETGNPNSCDTFATNEL; this is translated from the coding sequence ATGACGTTCAACGAGGGCGCGAACCTCGACACCAGTCAGGTCATCGGTGGCAAGTCCGGCGCGGTGGTCGGCGGTGGCGTCGGCGGCCTGCTGCTGGTGCTGCTGTTCGCCTTCCTCGGTGGCAACCCGCTCGGCGGCGGCTCGTCGTCGGCCTTCGACGTCAACCAGGTCCTGACCGGTGGCAGCAACTCCTCGTCGATCGACGTCACCCAGTGCAAGACCGGCGCCGACGCCAACGAGAACGACGTGTGCCGGATCGTCGGCACCGTCAACAGCACCCAGGACTACTGGACCGACGCCCTGCCGGCCGACGTCAACCGCCAGTACCGCGAGGCCCAGACCGTCATCTACTCCGGCTCCACCCAGTCGGCGTGTGGAACCGCGTCGAACCAGACCGGCCCCTTCTACTGCCCCTCGGACGAGCGGGTCTACATGGACGCGTCCTTCTTCGACCAGCTCAGCAGTCAGTACGGCGCCGACGGCGGCAACCTCGCGCAGATGTACGTCGTCGCCCACGAGTACGGCCACCACGTCCAGAACATCCTCGGCATCCTCGCCAAGGCCCAGGACGGCAAGACCGGCCCGCGCAGCAACGGCGTCCGGGTCGAGCTCATGGCCGACTGCTTCGCCGGCGTGTGGGCCCACCACGCCGCCTCCACCCAGGACGACCAGGGCAACACGCTCATCCAGCCGCTGACGCGCAAGGACATCGACTCGGCCCTGTCCGCCGCGGCGGCCGTCGGCGACGACCACATCCAGGCCGAGCTCGGCGGCGGTCGCGTCAACCAGGACTCCTGGACCCACGGCTCGAGCGAGTCGCGTCAGCGGTGGTTCACGACCGGCTACGAGACCGGCAACCCGAACAGCTGCGACACGTTCGCGACGAACGAGCTGTGA
- a CDS encoding FKBP-type peptidyl-prolyl cis-trans isomerase, with amino-acid sequence MSEKPEVDFTPGPAPTDLVIEDITIGEGDEAVNGGVVDVHYVGVDFETGEQFDSSWDRGQSARFPLPQLIGAWQQGIPGMKVGGRRKLIAPPELAYGPAGGGHRLSGRTLVFVIDLLGVG; translated from the coding sequence ATGAGTGAAAAGCCTGAAGTCGATTTCACCCCCGGCCCGGCCCCGACCGACCTCGTCATCGAGGACATCACCATCGGCGAGGGCGACGAAGCGGTCAACGGCGGCGTCGTCGACGTCCACTACGTGGGCGTGGACTTCGAGACCGGCGAGCAGTTCGACTCCTCCTGGGACCGCGGCCAGTCGGCGCGCTTCCCGTTGCCGCAGCTCATCGGAGCCTGGCAGCAGGGCATCCCCGGCATGAAGGTCGGCGGCCGTCGCAAGCTCATCGCCCCGCCGGAGCTGGCCTACGGTCCGGCCGGTGGCGGACACCGTCTCTCGGGTCGCACGCTGGTCTTCGTGATCGACCTGCTCGGCGTCGGCTGA
- a CDS encoding DUF445 domain-containing protein, protein MTEVMSPVLPLSGDDEARRTALRRMRALATSLLVVAAIVFALTHGHGGAWGYVNATAEAAMVGAIADWFAVTALFRHPMGLPIPHTALIPKKKDQLAASLQDFVSENFLREDVIRDRIAAAGPAERVGAWVAAPGRVHRIVDEGARVTSDLLGRVKEEDVQAVITELIIPRMMQEPLSPAVGQLLTEILDEGAHAGLVDLGLDELHGWLAAHPDRITDLIIARAPEWAPRWANTMIADRLFREVLTWVEDIRDDPRHDARVALDHWLVELAHDLQHDADTMERAERLKQRLLTQPKAAVTTVRLWDSFRRGLLEALGDRDGVLRRRIVEEIEGLGERLKSDPVLAAKVDGWAGDAAAYVVEHYGGEIATVISATVERWDGKETSDRIELHVGRDLQFIRINGTVVGGLAGLVIHAVSQLW, encoded by the coding sequence ATGACCGAAGTGATGAGCCCGGTGCTGCCCCTGTCGGGTGACGACGAGGCACGGCGAACCGCTCTGCGCCGAATGCGCGCCCTGGCCACCTCGCTGTTGGTGGTCGCCGCGATCGTCTTCGCGTTGACACACGGCCACGGCGGCGCCTGGGGGTACGTCAACGCTACGGCGGAGGCGGCGATGGTGGGCGCGATCGCGGACTGGTTCGCGGTCACGGCGTTGTTCCGGCATCCGATGGGTCTGCCGATCCCGCACACGGCGCTGATCCCGAAGAAGAAGGACCAGCTGGCCGCGAGCCTGCAGGACTTCGTGTCCGAGAACTTCCTGCGCGAGGACGTGATCCGCGACCGCATCGCGGCGGCCGGACCTGCCGAGCGGGTCGGGGCCTGGGTCGCTGCCCCGGGGCGCGTGCACCGGATCGTCGACGAGGGCGCCCGCGTCACCTCGGACCTGCTCGGCCGGGTCAAGGAGGAGGACGTCCAGGCGGTCATCACCGAGCTGATCATCCCGCGGATGATGCAGGAGCCGCTCAGCCCTGCCGTCGGCCAGCTGTTGACCGAGATCCTCGACGAGGGGGCGCACGCCGGCCTGGTGGACCTGGGCCTGGACGAGTTGCACGGTTGGCTCGCGGCCCACCCGGACCGCATCACGGACCTGATCATCGCGCGGGCGCCGGAGTGGGCGCCTCGCTGGGCGAACACGATGATCGCGGACCGCTTGTTCCGCGAGGTGCTCACGTGGGTCGAGGACATCCGCGACGACCCCCGGCACGACGCGCGGGTCGCGCTGGACCACTGGCTGGTCGAGCTGGCGCACGACCTGCAGCACGACGCCGACACGATGGAGCGCGCCGAGCGGTTGAAGCAGCGGCTGCTGACCCAGCCGAAGGCCGCGGTGACGACGGTCCGGCTCTGGGACTCCTTCCGCCGGGGTCTGCTCGAGGCGCTGGGCGACCGGGACGGCGTTCTGCGCCGGCGGATCGTCGAGGAGATCGAGGGCCTGGGGGAGCGGCTGAAGTCCGACCCGGTCCTCGCGGCGAAGGTCGACGGGTGGGCCGGCGATGCGGCGGCCTACGTGGTCGAGCACTACGGCGGCGAGATCGCGACGGTCATCTCCGCGACGGTCGAGCGGTGGGACGGCAAGGAGACCTCCGACCGGATCGAGCTGCACGTCGGGCGGGACCTGCAGTTCATCCGGATCAACGGCACGGTGGTCGGCGGTCTGGCCGGCCTGGTGATCCACGCGGTCTCGCAACTCTGGTGA
- the hrpA gene encoding ATP-dependent RNA helicase HrpA — MKLEFDPALPITARHDEIRDALRDHQVVVVAGETGSGKTTQLPKIAAELGRTKIAHTQPRRIAARSVAARIAQECDVELGAEVGYAVRFDDKSGPDTVVRLVTDGLLLTELQHDRRLERYDTIIIDEAHERSLSIDFLLGYLRELLPRRPELKVVVTSATIDVERFAALFSTPERPVPIIEVSGRTYPVEVRYRPLDREDDVIDGIVSAIRELPRDGDVLVFLPGERDIRDTAEVLEGQSLGDVVPLYGRLAAHEQQRVFQTGPRRRIVLATNVAETSITVPGIRYVVDPGLARISRFSARLKVQRLPIERISQASAAQRAGRCGRVADGICIRLYDEEDFESRPEFTDPEIQRTNLASVVLQMASLDLGDISDFGFLDAPDHRAVADGLALLRELDALAPRRDGSDRLTKLGRTMSRLPLDPRHARMVLAADRLGVLPEVLVIVAGLSIQDVRERPLDKQQAADTQHARFRQPDSDFLSLLKLWEYLQERRDELSHTKFRRMCHDEFLHYLRVREWADVNSQLRRTVRELGLKPGKVRKEPDADAIHRALLHGLLSHVGLRDAETREYLGARGARFTIFPGSGLSKKPPRWIMAGELVETSRLFARDNARIDPAWVEQAAGHLLKHQYSEPRWSAKRGAAVATQRSTLYGLPVVVDRTVMLAQHDAPLARELFIRHALVGGEWRTHHKFWLRNQDRLAEIENLEERVRTRGIRVDDETLVDFYDARVPADVVSVRHFDSWWKKQPDKHLLDFTDDLFRADVDADAFPTSWTSQSTDFDAVYDVSYRFDPQAADDGITITVPVDDLLTVDADEFAWGVPGRRLELVTELIRGLPKAERRRFAPAAQSAERVLPGLDTSKDLRTELGRALDVDPSLIDPTSLPSHLRPTFRVVDGERELASGKDIDALRRELEPRLRRDLQRKAQSEERTGITDWDVGDLQRSITAGQVTGYPALVDEGKSVALRVLRTQAEQQVAMVRGQARLIALSTGSPVGTVGRTLSLQDKLLLATSPQGDAAAVIEESWLTALDHLVVQHGGPVWDEAAYRRLRDLVRADAVPLTERIVRQVISALQALGDVNPGTDEAGEDVRVQVSWLIHPGFIRDMGADQIGRLPVYLRAAARRLTSTKDPSEIWDLEARFHERTKELRPWQRLTPPVRRVRWMLEELRVSVFAQELRAVGPISAQRVAKALTEL; from the coding sequence ATGAAACTCGAGTTCGATCCCGCTCTGCCGATCACCGCACGTCACGACGAGATCCGTGACGCGCTGCGCGATCACCAGGTCGTGGTCGTGGCCGGCGAGACGGGCTCGGGCAAGACCACGCAGCTGCCCAAGATCGCCGCCGAGCTCGGTCGCACCAAGATCGCTCACACCCAGCCGCGCCGCATCGCGGCCCGGTCGGTCGCCGCCCGCATCGCGCAGGAGTGCGACGTCGAATTGGGTGCCGAGGTCGGCTACGCGGTGCGCTTCGACGACAAGTCCGGTCCCGACACCGTCGTCCGACTCGTCACCGACGGTCTGCTGCTGACCGAGCTGCAGCACGACCGCCGGCTCGAGCGGTACGACACGATCATCATCGACGAGGCCCACGAGCGATCGCTGTCGATCGACTTCCTGCTGGGCTACCTGCGCGAGCTGCTCCCCCGTCGTCCCGAACTGAAGGTCGTCGTCACCTCGGCCACGATCGACGTCGAGCGGTTCGCGGCGCTGTTCTCGACGCCCGAGCGACCCGTCCCGATCATCGAGGTCAGCGGCCGCACCTACCCGGTCGAGGTCCGCTACCGGCCCCTCGACCGTGAGGACGACGTCATCGACGGGATCGTCAGCGCGATCCGCGAGCTGCCCCGCGACGGCGACGTGCTGGTGTTCCTGCCCGGCGAGCGCGACATCCGCGACACCGCCGAGGTGCTCGAGGGTCAGTCCCTCGGCGACGTCGTGCCGCTCTACGGCCGACTGGCCGCGCACGAGCAGCAGCGGGTCTTCCAGACCGGCCCGCGCCGACGCATCGTGCTGGCGACCAACGTCGCCGAGACCTCGATCACCGTGCCGGGCATCCGGTACGTCGTCGATCCCGGGTTGGCGCGCATCTCGCGCTTCAGCGCCCGGCTCAAGGTCCAGCGCCTCCCGATCGAGCGGATCTCGCAGGCCAGTGCCGCGCAGCGTGCCGGCCGGTGTGGCCGCGTCGCCGACGGCATCTGCATCCGCCTGTACGACGAGGAGGACTTCGAGTCCCGTCCGGAGTTCACCGACCCCGAGATCCAGCGCACGAACCTGGCCAGCGTCGTCTTGCAGATGGCATCGCTGGACCTGGGCGACATCAGCGACTTCGGGTTCCTGGACGCCCCCGACCACCGCGCGGTCGCCGACGGCCTCGCGCTTCTGCGCGAGCTGGACGCCCTGGCGCCCCGACGGGACGGCAGTGACCGGCTGACGAAGCTCGGCCGCACGATGTCGCGGCTCCCCCTCGACCCCCGTCACGCCCGCATGGTGCTGGCGGCGGACCGACTCGGGGTCCTGCCCGAGGTCCTGGTCATCGTCGCGGGCCTGTCGATCCAGGACGTCCGCGAACGCCCGCTCGACAAGCAGCAGGCCGCTGACACCCAGCACGCACGCTTCCGCCAGCCCGACTCGGACTTCCTGTCCCTGCTCAAGCTGTGGGAATACCTGCAGGAGCGCCGCGACGAGCTCTCGCACACGAAGTTCCGCCGGATGTGCCACGACGAGTTCCTGCACTACCTGCGCGTGCGCGAGTGGGCTGACGTGAACTCGCAGCTGCGCCGCACGGTGCGCGAGCTGGGACTCAAGCCCGGCAAGGTCCGCAAGGAGCCGGACGCCGATGCGATCCACCGCGCGCTGCTGCACGGTCTGCTGTCCCACGTCGGCCTGCGCGACGCCGAGACCCGCGAGTACCTCGGTGCGCGCGGCGCCCGCTTCACGATCTTCCCGGGCTCCGGCCTGTCCAAGAAGCCCCCGCGATGGATCATGGCCGGCGAACTGGTCGAGACGTCGCGGCTGTTCGCCCGCGACAACGCCCGGATCGATCCGGCCTGGGTCGAGCAGGCTGCGGGCCATCTGCTGAAGCACCAGTACTCAGAGCCGCGGTGGTCGGCGAAGCGCGGAGCCGCCGTGGCGACGCAACGGTCCACGCTCTACGGACTGCCCGTGGTCGTGGACCGCACGGTCATGCTGGCGCAGCACGACGCGCCGCTGGCCCGCGAGCTGTTCATCCGGCACGCACTGGTGGGCGGCGAGTGGCGCACCCACCACAAGTTCTGGCTGCGCAACCAGGACCGGCTGGCCGAGATCGAGAACCTCGAGGAGCGCGTCCGCACACGCGGCATCCGCGTCGACGACGAGACGCTCGTCGACTTCTACGACGCCCGGGTCCCAGCCGACGTCGTGTCGGTGCGTCACTTCGACTCGTGGTGGAAGAAGCAGCCCGACAAGCACCTTCTGGACTTCACCGACGACCTGTTCCGCGCCGACGTCGACGCCGACGCCTTCCCGACCTCGTGGACGTCGCAGAGCACCGACTTCGACGCCGTCTACGACGTCTCGTACCGGTTCGACCCCCAGGCCGCGGACGACGGCATCACGATCACCGTGCCGGTCGACGACCTGCTCACGGTGGATGCCGACGAGTTCGCCTGGGGAGTGCCCGGACGCCGGCTGGAGCTGGTCACCGAGCTCATCCGCGGCCTGCCGAAGGCCGAGCGTCGCCGCTTCGCGCCGGCCGCCCAGTCCGCCGAGCGGGTCCTGCCGGGCCTCGACACGTCGAAGGACCTGCGCACCGAGCTGGGCCGCGCCCTCGACGTGGACCCGTCCCTGATCGACCCGACCTCACTGCCGTCGCACCTGCGCCCGACGTTCCGCGTGGTCGACGGTGAGCGTGAGCTGGCCTCCGGCAAGGACATCGACGCCCTGCGCCGCGAGCTCGAGCCCCGCCTGCGGCGCGACCTGCAGCGCAAGGCGCAGAGCGAGGAGCGCACGGGAATCACCGACTGGGACGTCGGCGACCTCCAGCGCAGCATCACCGCCGGCCAGGTCACCGGATACCCGGCCCTGGTCGACGAGGGCAAGAGCGTCGCGTTGCGGGTGCTGCGCACGCAGGCCGAGCAGCAGGTCGCCATGGTGCGCGGCCAGGCGCGCCTCATCGCGTTGTCGACCGGCTCGCCCGTCGGCACGGTCGGGCGCACGCTCTCGCTGCAGGACAAGCTGCTGCTGGCCACCTCGCCGCAGGGCGACGCCGCGGCGGTCATCGAGGAGTCCTGGCTGACCGCGCTCGACCACCTCGTGGTCCAGCACGGCGGCCCCGTCTGGGACGAGGCCGCCTACCGCCGGCTGCGCGATCTCGTGCGCGCCGACGCCGTGCCACTGACCGAGCGCATCGTGCGCCAGGTGATCAGCGCACTGCAGGCGCTCGGCGACGTGAACCCCGGCACCGACGAGGCGGGCGAGGACGTCCGGGTGCAGGTCTCCTGGCTGATCCACCCGGGCTTCATCCGCGACATGGGCGCCGACCAGATCGGGCGCCTCCCGGTCTACCTGCGCGCCGCGGCGAGGCGCCTGACCTCGACGAAGGACCCGAGCGAGATCTGGGACCTGGAGGCTCGCTTCCACGAGCGCACCAAGGAGCTGCGTCCCTGGCAGCGCCTCACGCCTCCGGTCCGTCGCGTGCGCTGGATGCTGGAGGAGCTGCGGGTCAGCGTCTTCGCGCAGGAGCTGCGGGCCGTCGGGCCGATCTCGGCCCAACGCGTGGCCAAGGCACTCACCGAACTCTGA
- a CDS encoding CPBP family intramembrane glutamic endopeptidase, which translates to MTRRLRAEVWIVLGLSLGQSAVYAVVSLIRKLSQGPLRDSTATLNQSRDEVPWLDLTYQLLSIGFALVPVALVLYLLSLDEAPPVLKRLGLDGSRPLRDTLAGAGLAAVIGIPGLGLYFAGRELGITAEIVTSPEKLYWWSVLVLILSAIQNAVLEEVIVVGYLMTRLKQFGWGLPAAIAASAVLRGSYHLYQGFGPFLGNAVMGVVFAWWFHRTGRVMPLVIAHTILDVVAFVGYALWADQLGLR; encoded by the coding sequence ATGACCCGGCGCCTGCGCGCCGAGGTCTGGATCGTCCTCGGCCTCTCCCTGGGCCAGTCGGCGGTCTATGCCGTCGTCAGCCTCATCCGCAAGCTGAGTCAAGGTCCGCTGCGCGACTCGACCGCGACCCTCAACCAGTCACGCGACGAGGTCCCGTGGCTCGACCTGACCTACCAGCTGCTGTCGATCGGGTTCGCCCTCGTCCCAGTGGCGCTCGTGCTCTACCTGTTGAGCCTCGACGAGGCTCCCCCGGTGCTCAAGCGCCTCGGCCTCGACGGCAGCCGTCCGCTGCGCGACACCCTCGCCGGCGCCGGCCTGGCCGCCGTGATCGGCATCCCCGGGCTGGGGCTTTACTTCGCCGGCCGCGAGCTGGGGATCACCGCCGAGATCGTCACGAGCCCCGAGAAGCTCTACTGGTGGTCCGTGCTGGTGCTGATCCTGTCGGCGATCCAGAACGCCGTGCTGGAGGAGGTCATCGTCGTCGGCTACCTGATGACCCGGCTGAAGCAGTTCGGCTGGGGCCTGCCTGCGGCAATCGCCGCCTCTGCGGTGCTGCGCGGCAGCTACCACCTCTACCAGGGCTTCGGACCGTTCCTGGGCAACGCCGTGATGGGCGTCGTGTTCGCCTGGTGGTTCCACCGCACCGGTCGCGTCATGCCGCTCGTGATCGCGCACACCATCTTGGACGTCGTGGCCTTCGTCGGGTATGCCCTCTGGGCCGATCAATTGGGCCTGCGGTGA
- a CDS encoding alpha/beta fold hydrolase has translation MERATNAQDGTRIAFDVVGTGEPMLLVHGTGMSSAMWRDEGYVEPLATRHRLILVDLRGHGDSDKPHHEAAYTMDRLCADLVAVLDAVEAERAHLLGYSAGARIGFNLAARDQDRLISLLLGGGTARSQHDEFDEVFFPGSIDVLDTGDTAEFLRRLAEAKGPAVETAAREFLDADPQAMAAWFRASRDAPGLTDEQLAGIVVPTLLFAGSQDAARLRDSRAAQQVMPHARLVEIAGRDHITTLAATHDVVSSVEGFLDELD, from the coding sequence ATGGAGCGTGCGACGAATGCGCAGGACGGCACTCGGATCGCCTTCGACGTGGTTGGGACAGGTGAGCCGATGCTCCTGGTCCACGGCACGGGGATGTCGTCGGCGATGTGGCGGGACGAGGGCTACGTCGAGCCGCTGGCGACCCGTCACCGACTGATCCTCGTCGATCTGCGTGGCCACGGCGACAGCGACAAGCCGCACCACGAGGCCGCCTACACGATGGATCGGCTCTGCGCCGATCTCGTCGCCGTGCTCGACGCGGTCGAGGCCGAACGGGCGCATCTCCTCGGCTACTCCGCCGGGGCGCGGATCGGCTTCAACCTCGCCGCCCGGGACCAGGATCGGCTGATCAGCCTCCTGTTGGGCGGCGGCACTGCCAGGTCCCAGCACGACGAGTTCGACGAGGTCTTCTTCCCCGGCAGCATCGACGTGCTCGACACCGGGGACACGGCCGAGTTCCTGCGCCGCCTGGCCGAGGCGAAGGGGCCCGCGGTCGAGACCGCGGCCCGGGAGTTCCTCGACGCCGACCCGCAGGCGATGGCCGCGTGGTTCCGCGCGTCCAGGGACGCACCCGGGCTCACCGACGAGCAGCTGGCCGGCATCGTCGTGCCGACGCTGCTGTTCGCCGGGTCGCAGGACGCCGCCCGTCTGCGCGACTCACGCGCCGCGCAGCAGGTGATGCCTCACGCCCGGCTCGTCGAGATCGCCGGACGCGATCACATCACCACGCTGGCGGCGACGCACGACGTGGTGTCGAGCGTCGAGGGCTTCCTCGACGAGCTCGACTGA
- a CDS encoding zinc-dependent alcohol dehydrogenase family protein produces MRATVLHSPGDIRLDTVPDPVIEADTDAIVRVVASCVCGSDLWPYRGLNKPQTEPHQIGHEQVGIVESVGTDVSGIAVGDFVIAPFMYSDNTCVHCRNGVQTSCVNGGGYVGCQAELVRVPQADGTLVTVPGDVDDALLPHLLALTDVFPTGHHAAFGAGVTAGSTVAVVGDGAVGLSAVLAAKRLGAATVVAMSRHEDRQQLARRFGADHIVETRGKEGAAEVREILDGIGADAVLECVGTGESMKQAFLSLRPGGTVGYVGVPHGVELNVPAMFGRNQALAGGVAPVRRYLDELLPEVLSGALTPGDVFDLTVPLDQVADAYRAMDERTAIKALLKP; encoded by the coding sequence ATGCGCGCGACCGTCCTTCACTCCCCCGGCGACATCCGACTCGACACCGTTCCCGATCCCGTGATCGAGGCCGACACCGACGCCATCGTGCGCGTCGTGGCTTCGTGCGTGTGCGGTAGCGACCTGTGGCCCTACCGCGGCCTCAACAAGCCCCAGACCGAACCGCACCAGATCGGACACGAGCAGGTGGGCATCGTCGAGAGCGTCGGCACGGACGTCTCCGGCATCGCCGTGGGCGACTTCGTGATCGCTCCCTTCATGTACAGCGACAACACGTGCGTGCACTGCCGCAACGGCGTGCAGACCTCGTGCGTCAACGGTGGCGGCTACGTCGGCTGCCAGGCCGAGCTGGTCCGCGTCCCCCAGGCCGACGGCACCCTCGTCACCGTTCCCGGTGATGTCGACGACGCACTGCTGCCGCACCTGCTCGCGCTGACCGACGTCTTCCCCACGGGCCACCACGCCGCCTTCGGCGCAGGGGTGACCGCCGGATCGACCGTCGCCGTGGTCGGGGACGGCGCCGTCGGCCTCAGTGCCGTCCTGGCGGCCAAGCGGCTCGGGGCCGCGACCGTCGTGGCCATGTCCCGGCACGAGGACCGCCAGCAGCTGGCCCGGCGCTTCGGCGCCGACCACATCGTCGAGACCCGTGGCAAGGAGGGAGCCGCCGAGGTGCGCGAGATCCTCGACGGCATCGGCGCGGACGCGGTGCTGGAGTGCGTCGGCACCGGCGAGTCGATGAAGCAGGCGTTCTTGTCGCTCCGCCCGGGCGGCACCGTCGGCTACGTCGGCGTGCCCCACGGTGTCGAGCTCAACGTGCCGGCGATGTTCGGCCGCAACCAGGCGTTGGCGGGCGGCGTGGCGCCCGTGCGCCGTTACCTCGACGAGCTGCTGCCCGAGGTCCTCTCGGGCGCGCTGACGCCCGGCGACGTCTTCGACCTGACCGTCCCGCTGGACCAAGTCGCCGACGCCTACCGGGCGATGGACGAGCGGACCGCGATCAAGGCGCTGCTGAAGCCCTGA
- a CDS encoding acyl-CoA dehydrogenase family protein translates to MIYLETPKKFRAFVQQAHDVANEFLRANSRKYDLAEHSYPKELDLLASLIDGLNESGNSTGAGAAGVRVKSSTKKDQGVRNATNMASVLSVIEMCWGDVGLLLSMPRQGLGNSAIASVATDEQLEKFKGTWASMAITEPSFGSDSAAIKTTAIKDGDHYILNGEKIFVTSGERSDSVVVWATLDKSLGRAAVKSFVVPKSLPGIRVERLEHKLGIRASDTAVIVLDNCRVPAENLLGDPEIDTSKGFAGAMATFDNTRPLVAGMAVGCARASLEVMRELIEKAGLTIDYDRSPALQPHVVATFLQMEADWEAALLLTLEAAWMADNRQANSLQASMAKAKAGRSGNEITLKCVELAGSLGYSETEFLEKWARDSKILDIFEGTQQIQQLIVARRLLGLNSSQLK, encoded by the coding sequence CGAGACCCCCAAGAAGTTCCGTGCCTTCGTCCAGCAGGCGCACGACGTCGCCAACGAGTTCCTGCGTGCCAACTCGCGCAAGTACGACCTCGCCGAGCACAGCTACCCCAAGGAGCTCGACCTCCTGGCCTCGCTGATCGACGGCCTGAACGAGTCGGGCAACAGCACCGGCGCCGGCGCTGCAGGCGTGCGCGTCAAGAGCAGCACCAAGAAGGACCAGGGCGTCCGCAACGCCACCAACATGGCGTCGGTCCTGTCCGTGATCGAGATGTGTTGGGGCGACGTCGGCCTGCTGCTGTCGATGCCGCGTCAGGGCCTGGGCAACTCGGCCATCGCATCGGTCGCCACCGACGAGCAGCTCGAGAAGTTCAAGGGCACCTGGGCGTCGATGGCCATCACCGAGCCCAGCTTCGGCTCGGACTCGGCGGCCATCAAGACGACGGCCATCAAGGACGGCGACCACTACATCCTCAACGGTGAGAAGATCTTCGTCACCTCCGGCGAGCGCTCGGACTCCGTCGTCGTGTGGGCCACCCTCGACAAGAGCCTCGGCCGTGCCGCGGTGAAGTCGTTCGTCGTCCCGAAGTCGTTGCCGGGCATCCGGGTCGAGCGGCTCGAGCACAAGCTCGGCATCCGCGCGTCCGACACCGCGGTGATCGTCCTGGACAACTGCCGGGTCCCGGCCGAGAACCTGCTCGGCGATCCCGAGATCGACACGTCCAAGGGCTTCGCCGGTGCGATGGCCACGTTCGACAACACCCGCCCGCTCGTCGCGGGCATGGCCGTCGGCTGCGCCCGGGCGTCGTTGGAGGTCATGCGCGAGCTCATCGAGAAGGCCGGGTTGACGATCGACTACGATCGCTCGCCCGCGCTGCAGCCGCACGTCGTGGCGACGTTCCTGCAGATGGAGGCCGACTGGGAGGCCGCGCTGCTGCTGACGCTCGAAGCCGCATGGATGGCCGACAACCGCCAGGCCAACTCCCTGCAGGCGTCGATGGCCAAGGCGAAGGCCGGCCGCTCGGGCAACGAGATCACGCTCAAGTGCGTCGAGCTCGCGGGCTCGCTGGGCTACAGCGAGACCGAGTTCCTCGAGAAGTGGGCTCGCGACTCCAAGATCCTCGACATCTTCGAGGGCACGCAGCAGATCCAGCAGCTCATCGTCGCGCGACGGCTGCTGGGTCTGAACAGCTCGCAGCTGAAGTGA